In Curtobacterium sp. MCPF17_002, one genomic interval encodes:
- a CDS encoding ATP-binding protein has product MKRGKLRVLLGAAPGVGKTFTMLEEGRRLLDEGRDVVVAVVETHGRAATAALVDGLEVVPRRTVTHRGVELDDLDLDAVVARAPEVALVDELAHTNAPDGPHEKRWQDVEALLAAGIDVISTVNVQHMQSLGDVVREITGTVQRETVPDAVVRAADQIEVVDLAPAALRERLSDGVVYPAARIDAALSNYFRLGNLTALREIALLWLADEVDDALKAYRAEHGIDHRWETRERVLVALTGGPEGETLLRRGARIAARSAGGELAAVHVTTNDGLRERHPGALGKQRALLEQLGGTYHQVVGDGVPTTLVRFAKSIDATQIVIGVSRRTRVAAALTGPGIGNTVIRESGDIDVHVVTHERAGGGFALPKLGGSLSRGRIVAAFVLSVVAGPLLTWLLSFTTDPDAITVDVLAYQLLVLVVALVGGMWPAVFAAVLSGLSLDFFFVQPLHMVTVQQPWHLVALVMYVISAVLVSFVVDRSARRSRAARRAAAESGLLVGIAGSVLRGDDALQALLDRTREAFGFAGVRIRQGDEVPAASGTFGETPDAATRLPSGAVLEFAGAPDDPTQRRLLRVVEQQLDAAVEHRELTRTAVDAERIAAADRVRSAILAAVGHDVRRPIAAASAAVQTLRASDIELSQTDREALLATADESLRQLAVLLADLLDVSRVQAGVLAVTPVAIALETVVAPALDELELGPDDVDLDLPAELPPVLADAVLLQRVVVNLLANAARYAPDGTRVRVAASAFGGGVELRVADHGPGIPEDRRGEVFQPFQRLGDTDNDTGLGLGLALARGFTEGMGGTIEVDDTPGGGLTVVVRLPIAGHVGVDVR; this is encoded by the coding sequence GTGAAGCGCGGGAAGCTGCGGGTCCTGCTCGGTGCGGCGCCCGGTGTCGGCAAGACGTTCACGATGCTCGAAGAGGGCCGTCGCCTGCTCGACGAGGGCCGCGACGTGGTCGTCGCCGTCGTGGAGACCCACGGGCGCGCCGCCACCGCGGCACTCGTGGACGGCCTCGAGGTGGTCCCGCGCCGCACGGTCACGCACCGCGGCGTGGAGCTCGACGACCTGGACCTCGACGCGGTGGTCGCCCGGGCGCCCGAGGTCGCACTGGTCGACGAGCTCGCGCACACGAACGCCCCCGACGGCCCGCACGAGAAGCGCTGGCAGGACGTCGAAGCACTGCTCGCCGCGGGCATCGACGTCATCTCGACCGTGAACGTGCAGCACATGCAGTCCCTCGGCGACGTCGTGCGCGAGATCACGGGGACCGTGCAGCGCGAGACGGTGCCGGACGCCGTGGTGCGGGCGGCCGACCAGATCGAGGTGGTGGACCTCGCGCCGGCGGCACTCCGCGAGCGGCTCTCGGACGGTGTGGTGTACCCGGCGGCGCGGATCGACGCGGCCCTGTCGAACTACTTCCGCCTCGGCAACCTCACCGCCCTGCGGGAGATCGCCCTGCTCTGGCTCGCCGACGAGGTCGACGACGCCCTGAAGGCCTACCGTGCCGAGCACGGCATCGACCACCGCTGGGAGACCCGCGAGCGCGTGCTCGTGGCGCTGACCGGCGGTCCGGAGGGCGAGACACTGCTCCGTCGCGGTGCGCGGATCGCCGCCCGGAGTGCCGGTGGTGAGCTCGCCGCGGTGCACGTCACGACGAACGACGGCCTGCGCGAGCGACACCCCGGCGCCCTCGGCAAGCAGCGCGCCCTGCTCGAGCAGCTCGGTGGGACCTACCACCAGGTGGTCGGCGACGGCGTGCCCACGACGCTCGTGCGGTTCGCGAAGTCGATCGACGCGACGCAGATCGTCATCGGGGTGAGCCGGCGCACGCGAGTGGCGGCCGCGCTCACGGGACCGGGCATCGGCAACACGGTGATCCGCGAGTCCGGGGACATCGACGTGCACGTCGTCACGCACGAGCGTGCCGGCGGCGGGTTCGCCCTGCCCAAGCTCGGCGGCAGCCTGTCGCGCGGACGCATCGTCGCCGCGTTCGTGCTCTCGGTGGTCGCCGGTCCGCTGCTGACCTGGCTGCTGTCGTTCACCACGGACCCGGACGCGATCACGGTCGACGTGCTCGCGTACCAACTGCTCGTGCTCGTCGTCGCCCTGGTCGGCGGGATGTGGCCGGCCGTGTTCGCCGCGGTGCTGTCCGGGCTGAGCCTCGACTTCTTCTTCGTCCAACCCCTGCACATGGTGACGGTGCAGCAGCCCTGGCACCTGGTCGCCCTCGTCATGTACGTCATCAGCGCGGTGCTCGTCAGCTTCGTCGTGGACCGCTCGGCCCGCCGTTCCCGGGCCGCACGCCGAGCGGCCGCCGAGTCGGGGCTCCTCGTCGGGATCGCCGGCAGCGTGCTCCGCGGCGACGACGCCCTGCAGGCGCTCCTCGACCGCACCCGGGAGGCCTTCGGCTTCGCCGGCGTCCGGATCCGCCAGGGCGACGAGGTCCCGGCCGCGTCGGGGACGTTCGGCGAGACGCCGGACGCGGCCACGCGCCTCCCGTCCGGTGCCGTCCTGGAGTTCGCGGGCGCACCCGACGACCCGACCCAGCGACGGCTGCTGCGCGTCGTCGAGCAGCAGCTCGACGCCGCCGTCGAACACCGCGAGCTCACCCGCACCGCCGTCGACGCGGAACGGATCGCGGCGGCGGACCGGGTCCGCAGTGCGATCCTCGCGGCCGTCGGCCACGACGTGCGGCGGCCGATCGCCGCCGCTTCAGCGGCTGTGCAGACGCTCCGTGCGTCCGACATCGAGCTGTCGCAGACCGACCGGGAGGCGCTGCTCGCGACCGCCGACGAGAGCTTGCGACAACTGGCGGTGCTGTTGGCAGACCTGCTGGACGTCAGCCGCGTGCAGGCCGGGGTGCTCGCGGTCACGCCCGTGGCCATCGCCCTCGAGACGGTGGTCGCCCCGGCACTCGACGAGCTCGAGCTCGGACCGGACGACGTCGACCTCGACCTTCCCGCCGAGCTGCCGCCGGTCCTCGCCGACGCCGTGCTGCTGCAGCGGGTCGTCGTGAACCTGCTCGCGAACGCCGCCCGGTACGCCCCGGACGGCACCCGGGTCCGCGTGGCCGCGAGCGCGTTCGGCGGCGGCGTCGAACTGCGCGTCGCCGACCACGGCCCCGGCATCCCCGAGGACCGCCGCGGCGAGGTCTTCCAGCCGTTCCAGCGACTCGGTGACACCGACAACGACACCGGACTCGGCCTCGGGCTGGCGCTCGCACGCGGCTTCACCGAGGGGATGGGCGGCACGATCGAGGTCGACGACACCCCCGGCGGTGGCCTCACCGTCGTGGTGCGGCTGCCGATCGCCGGGCACGTGGGAGTGGACGTCCGATGA
- a CDS encoding response regulator — MKVLIADDDAQLVRALAVTLAARGYDVVTARDGRAAIDSVITERPDLVLLDLGMPRLDGIGVLEGVRAWSQVPVLVLSGRTDSSDKVDALDAGADDYVTKPFQMDELLARLRALGRRRQAVVDEAPTIRVGSLVVDLVAKQVTPEEGPAIRLTPTEWRLLEVLVTNPDRLMTREMLLTEVWGPSHGNDSGYLRLYMAQLRRKLEPDPAHPRYLVTESGMGYRFTPGG, encoded by the coding sequence ATGAAGGTCCTGATCGCCGACGACGACGCCCAGCTCGTCCGGGCGCTCGCCGTGACGCTCGCCGCCCGCGGCTACGACGTCGTCACCGCCCGGGACGGCCGTGCCGCGATCGACTCGGTCATCACCGAACGGCCCGACCTGGTGCTCCTCGACCTCGGGATGCCGCGGCTCGACGGCATCGGGGTGCTCGAGGGTGTCCGGGCGTGGTCGCAGGTACCCGTGCTGGTGCTGTCGGGGCGCACGGACTCGTCCGACAAGGTCGACGCCCTCGACGCCGGTGCGGACGACTACGTGACGAAGCCGTTCCAGATGGACGAGCTGCTCGCACGGCTCCGGGCACTCGGGCGTCGTCGGCAGGCCGTGGTCGACGAGGCCCCGACGATCCGGGTCGGGTCGCTCGTCGTCGACCTCGTCGCGAAGCAGGTGACCCCCGAGGAGGGCCCGGCGATCCGCCTGACGCCGACCGAGTGGCGGCTGCTCGAGGTCCTCGTCACGAACCCGGACCGGCTGATGACCCGCGAGATGCTCCTCACCGAGGTGTGGGGGCCGTCGCACGGCAACGACTCCGGGTACCTGCGGCTGTACATGGCGCAGCTCCGCCGGAAGCTGGAGCCGGACCCCGCGCACCCGCGCTACCTCGTCACCGAGTCCGGCATGGGCTACCGCTTCACGCCGGGCGGCTGA
- the hxlB gene encoding 6-phospho-3-hexuloisomerase — MPEAPVSVTDALALIVGEADGLDSRVQGDTAAAIDLVERAGRVFVHGAGRSGLALRMTAMRLMHLGLDVHVVGEVTTPAIHEGDLLLVASGSGTTGSIVQAARTATEVGASVLAVSTTDDSPLAELATVTLVIPAATKTDRSGSASGQYAGSRFEQALVLLGDALFHALWTRSGHSADDLWPSHANLE; from the coding sequence ATGCCCGAAGCGCCCGTCTCCGTCACCGACGCCCTCGCCCTGATCGTCGGCGAGGCCGACGGACTCGACTCCCGTGTCCAGGGCGACACCGCCGCCGCAATCGACCTGGTCGAGCGGGCCGGACGCGTGTTCGTCCACGGTGCCGGCCGCTCCGGACTCGCCCTCCGGATGACCGCCATGCGGCTCATGCACCTCGGGCTCGACGTGCACGTCGTCGGCGAGGTGACCACACCCGCGATCCACGAGGGCGACCTCCTGCTCGTCGCGAGCGGCTCGGGGACGACGGGCAGCATCGTGCAGGCCGCACGGACGGCGACGGAGGTCGGTGCCTCGGTGCTCGCCGTGTCCACCACGGACGACTCCCCGCTGGCAGAACTCGCCACGGTGACCCTCGTGATCCCCGCCGCGACGAAGACCGACCGTTCGGGATCCGCCTCCGGCCAGTACGCCGGCAGCCGGTTCGAGCAAGCGCTCGTGCTGCTCGGCGACGCACTCTTCCACGCCCTGTGGACGCGGAGCGGGCACTCCGCGGACGACCTGTGGCCCAGCCACGCCAACCTCGAATGA
- a CDS encoding APC family permease has protein sequence MTSDTVAAEGQRTDGSKLKQAITGPLLYLFILGDVLGAGIYALMGTLSKDVGGALWAPLVLALLLALLTAGSYAELVTKYPKAGGAAVFAERAYKAPIVSFLVGFSMLAAGVTSAAGLSLAFAGDYLGTFVDLPPVPTAIVFLALIACLNARGISDSLKSNVVMTIIEVSGLVIVIVVVAVMLGGGGGDVSRIGAFPAEANPALATLSAAIVAYYSFVGFETSANIAEEVREPRRVYPKALFGALATAGVVYVLVALASSIALPASELSESSGPLLAVVSATGVPIPDWVFSLIALVAVANGALLTMIMSSRVTYGMAEQRLLPAVLSKVLPNRKTPWTAIIATTVVAMLLTLVGDVGVLAETVVLLLLFVFISTNVAVLVLRKDRVEHDHFRVWTFVPVLGVASCILLLTQQSGQVWLYAAILLAVGVVLYFVARFTGRRSGHDHEAGVIR, from the coding sequence AGGGCCAGCGCACCGACGGCTCGAAGCTCAAGCAGGCGATCACCGGCCCGCTCCTCTACCTCTTCATCCTCGGCGACGTCCTCGGCGCCGGGATCTACGCCCTGATGGGCACCCTCTCGAAGGACGTCGGCGGCGCACTCTGGGCACCGCTCGTCCTCGCGCTCCTGTTGGCGCTGCTGACCGCCGGGTCCTACGCGGAACTCGTCACGAAGTACCCGAAGGCAGGCGGTGCCGCCGTGTTCGCGGAGCGGGCGTACAAGGCACCGATCGTGTCGTTCCTCGTCGGCTTCAGCATGCTGGCCGCAGGCGTCACGAGCGCCGCAGGGCTCTCGTTGGCCTTCGCGGGCGACTACCTCGGTACGTTCGTCGACCTGCCCCCGGTGCCCACCGCGATCGTCTTCCTCGCACTGATCGCGTGCCTCAACGCCCGCGGCATCTCGGACTCGCTCAAGAGCAACGTCGTGATGACGATCATCGAGGTCTCCGGTCTGGTGATCGTCATCGTGGTCGTCGCCGTCATGCTCGGCGGCGGAGGCGGCGACGTCTCCCGGATCGGAGCGTTCCCCGCCGAGGCGAACCCCGCCCTCGCGACCCTCAGCGCCGCCATCGTCGCCTACTACTCGTTCGTCGGGTTCGAGACGTCGGCGAACATCGCGGAGGAGGTCCGCGAACCCCGCCGGGTCTACCCGAAGGCCCTGTTCGGCGCCCTCGCCACCGCCGGCGTCGTGTACGTGCTGGTCGCCCTCGCGAGCTCGATCGCCCTGCCCGCCTCGGAGCTCTCCGAGTCGAGCGGCCCGCTCCTCGCCGTGGTCTCCGCGACCGGCGTCCCGATCCCGGACTGGGTGTTCAGCCTCATCGCCCTGGTCGCGGTGGCCAACGGCGCACTCCTGACGATGATCATGTCGAGCCGCGTGACGTACGGCATGGCCGAGCAGCGGCTCCTGCCCGCCGTCCTCAGCAAGGTCCTGCCGAACCGGAAGACCCCGTGGACGGCGATCATCGCGACGACCGTCGTCGCGATGCTCCTGACCCTGGTGGGCGACGTCGGGGTCCTCGCCGAGACCGTCGTGCTCCTGCTGCTGTTCGTGTTCATCAGCACGAACGTCGCCGTGCTCGTGCTGCGGAAGGACCGGGTCGAGCACGACCACTTCCGGGTCTGGACGTTCGTCCCGGTGCTCGGCGTCGCGTCCTGCATCCTGCTGCTCACGCAGCAGAGCGGGCAGGTCTGGCTCTACGCCGCCATCCTGCTGGCCGTGGGGGTCGTGCTGTACTTCGTCGCCCGGTTCACGGGACGCCGATCCGGGCACGACCACGAGGCGGGCGTCATCCGCTGA
- a CDS encoding LuxR C-terminal-related transcriptional regulator codes for MTDASSDTRDDDGLEARLDPAGRLALADHVRTVAEQADRHALTLESVLAVLRSPRVGDAASRAEAVEIASAALVDLRTVTDRQRGALLEPVTGAFSRLRADLRPLVRFGDLDVQFVEPPATGRALPGDVAHSARAIVRTAVLALVDEGAARRVRIQWDCDGRNLLMQLRDDGAGTLDAHDDAMRPIAERVVALDGGLHVDSTAGWGSVLDITIPLDPPPSTPAVADASDLTPREQDVLRLVATGVGNREIADGLGISLNTVKYHVANLLRKHGARTRAELAAVSRPA; via the coding sequence GTGACCGACGCATCGAGCGACACCAGGGACGACGACGGCCTGGAGGCGCGGCTCGACCCCGCAGGACGGCTCGCGCTGGCGGACCACGTCCGGACCGTGGCCGAGCAGGCCGACCGCCATGCGCTCACGTTGGAGTCGGTGCTCGCCGTCCTCCGGTCGCCCCGGGTCGGCGACGCCGCGTCACGTGCCGAGGCGGTCGAGATCGCATCGGCGGCGCTCGTCGACCTGCGGACCGTGACGGACCGGCAGCGCGGTGCGCTCCTCGAACCCGTCACGGGTGCCTTCTCGCGACTGCGGGCCGACCTCCGCCCGTTGGTCCGCTTCGGCGACCTCGACGTGCAGTTCGTCGAGCCGCCGGCGACCGGTCGCGCGCTGCCCGGCGACGTCGCGCACAGTGCCCGCGCCATCGTCCGGACGGCGGTGCTCGCCCTCGTCGATGAAGGCGCCGCACGACGGGTGCGCATCCAGTGGGACTGCGACGGCCGGAACCTCCTCATGCAGTTGCGGGACGACGGCGCCGGCACGCTCGACGCCCACGACGACGCGATGCGGCCGATCGCCGAGCGGGTCGTCGCGCTCGACGGCGGACTCCACGTCGACTCCACGGCCGGGTGGGGGTCCGTGCTCGACATCACGATCCCGCTCGACCCGCCGCCGAGCACCCCGGCCGTGGCCGACGCCTCGGACCTGACCCCGCGCGAGCAGGACGTGCTGCGGCTCGTGGCGACGGGCGTCGGCAACCGGGAGATCGCGGACGGGCTCGGGATCAGCCTCAACACGGTGAAGTACCACGTGGCGAACCTGCTCCGGAAGCACGGTGCCCGCACCCGGGCGGAGCTCGCCGCCGTCAGCCGCCCGGCGTGA
- a CDS encoding alpha/beta hydrolase → MNRALRWTAWVVAVIVLLAVVFLVWANIVMQGTRSAALQVWRDDRVAVRDAGDSVVMTPTGSANGKGIVFIPGAKVDAYAYMATFRQVVASGTTVVITKPTLHLAFFDTRGLSTFEAHAPSVATWAVGGHSLGGVRACQLAQDADGLLLLGSYCANDIRRSYIDVLSVSGSRDGLSTPVKVAAARHLLPTTATMTEIEGANHADFGAYGDQPGDRTATISRSEARQQIGDAVDEWVRGLG, encoded by the coding sequence GTGAACCGTGCACTCCGCTGGACCGCGTGGGTCGTCGCCGTGATCGTGCTGCTCGCCGTGGTGTTCCTCGTGTGGGCGAACATCGTCATGCAGGGCACACGGAGCGCAGCGCTGCAGGTCTGGCGCGACGACCGGGTGGCGGTCCGTGACGCGGGGGACTCCGTGGTGATGACCCCGACCGGCTCCGCGAACGGCAAGGGCATCGTCTTCATCCCGGGTGCGAAGGTCGATGCGTACGCCTACATGGCGACGTTCCGGCAGGTGGTCGCGTCCGGCACGACCGTGGTCATCACGAAGCCGACGCTGCACCTCGCGTTCTTCGACACGCGTGGGCTGTCGACCTTCGAGGCGCACGCCCCGTCGGTCGCCACGTGGGCGGTCGGCGGGCACTCGCTCGGCGGGGTGCGAGCGTGCCAGCTCGCGCAGGACGCCGACGGGCTCCTGCTGCTGGGCAGCTACTGCGCGAACGACATCCGACGCTCGTACATCGACGTGCTGAGCGTGTCGGGTTCGCGGGACGGCCTCTCGACGCCGGTCAAGGTCGCGGCTGCCCGGCACCTCCTGCCGACGACCGCGACGATGACCGAGATCGAGGGCGCGAACCACGCCGACTTCGGGGCCTACGGCGACCAGCCGGGGGACCGGACGGCGACCATCAGCCGGTCCGAGGCCCGTCAGCAGATCGGCGACGCCGTCGACGAGTGGGTGCGCGGCCTGGGCTGA
- the hxlA gene encoding 3-hexulose-6-phosphate synthase — protein sequence MQLQFAIDTLTTEAALELAAQAAPSVDVLELGTPLIKSAGVSAITAIKEAHPDKTVFADLKTMDAGELEADMAFAAGADLVTVLGVAGDSTIVGAVAAAEKHGKGVVVDLIGVADKPARAREVVALGAVFVEVHAGLDEQAEDGFTFETLLEAGKASGVPFSIAGGVKASSIAAVQASGAIVAVAGSAIYSASDVAAAAAELRAAITEPAAV from the coding sequence ATGCAGCTGCAGTTCGCCATCGACACCCTCACCACCGAAGCCGCCCTCGAACTCGCCGCCCAGGCAGCACCGAGCGTCGACGTCCTCGAGCTCGGCACCCCGCTCATCAAGAGCGCCGGCGTCTCCGCGATCACCGCCATCAAGGAGGCGCACCCGGACAAGACGGTGTTCGCCGACCTCAAGACGATGGACGCCGGCGAGCTCGAGGCCGACATGGCCTTCGCCGCCGGTGCCGACCTGGTGACCGTGCTCGGCGTCGCCGGGGACTCGACCATCGTCGGGGCCGTCGCCGCCGCCGAGAAGCACGGCAAGGGCGTCGTCGTCGACCTCATCGGTGTCGCCGACAAGCCCGCCCGTGCCCGCGAGGTCGTCGCCCTCGGCGCCGTGTTCGTCGAGGTGCACGCCGGCCTCGACGAGCAGGCGGAGGACGGGTTCACGTTCGAGACGCTGCTCGAGGCCGGGAAGGCCTCCGGGGTGCCGTTCTCCATCGCGGGTGGCGTGAAGGCGTCGTCGATCGCGGCGGTGCAGGCCTCCGGTGCGATCGTCGCCGTGGCCGGCAGTGCGATCTACAGCGCGTCCGACGTCGCCGCTGCGGCCGCCGAGCTGCGCGCTGCGATCACGGAGCCTGCGGCGGTCTGA
- a CDS encoding GNAT family N-acetyltransferase → MTIELRRVTADDWEAWRAVRLAALAEAPTAFGSTHADWAEAPEHRWRTRLSIPGALDLVAYEDGARPVGLATGVPNPDGPDPDGRDHAELISMWVDPAARGRGIARSLITAIADWAAASGASALELSVMPDNAHARRTYERAGFTVADTLGDALPDGRHEVVMRRDLTPGRTADVPQEAGRP, encoded by the coding sequence GTGACGATCGAGCTGCGCCGCGTGACCGCGGACGACTGGGAAGCCTGGCGCGCCGTGCGGCTCGCGGCACTCGCCGAGGCACCCACCGCGTTCGGGTCGACCCACGCCGACTGGGCCGAGGCGCCCGAGCACCGCTGGCGGACCCGGTTGTCGATCCCGGGAGCGCTCGACCTGGTGGCGTACGAGGACGGCGCGCGGCCCGTCGGACTCGCCACCGGCGTGCCGAACCCCGACGGCCCGGACCCCGACGGGCGGGACCACGCCGAACTCATCTCGATGTGGGTCGACCCCGCAGCACGGGGGCGGGGCATCGCACGGTCGCTCATCACCGCGATCGCCGACTGGGCCGCAGCTTCGGGAGCGTCAGCCCTGGAGCTCTCCGTGATGCCGGACAACGCCCACGCCCGCCGCACCTACGAACGCGCCGGCTTCACCGTGGCCGACACCCTCGGCGACGCTCTGCCGGACGGTCGCCACGAGGTCGTCATGCGCCGAGACCTCACCCCAGGACGCACGGCCGACGTGCCGCAGGAAGCAGGACGACCGTGA
- the kdpC gene encoding potassium-transporting ATPase subunit KdpC, with translation MSVRSSVRSAGVAVRLTLLATVVLGIAYPLAVWGVGQAAFPAQASGSIIRSSDGTAVGSSLIGQSFAGRGSDRWFQSRPSAAGEQGYDAGASSGSNLGPTNPDLVKAVEERRAAVAKADGVSPSDVPADAVTASGSGLDPDISPDYAEQQVARVASARGLSEATVRSLVAEHTESRQLGFLGEPVVNVLELNLALAKRS, from the coding sequence ATGTCTGTTCGCTCCTCTGTCCGTTCCGCCGGTGTGGCCGTCCGCCTCACCCTGCTCGCCACGGTGGTGCTCGGCATCGCCTACCCGCTCGCCGTCTGGGGTGTCGGGCAGGCCGCGTTCCCCGCGCAGGCATCGGGCTCGATCATCCGCTCCTCGGACGGCACGGCCGTCGGCTCCTCGCTCATCGGGCAGTCCTTCGCCGGTCGCGGCTCGGACCGCTGGTTCCAGTCACGGCCGAGTGCCGCGGGTGAGCAGGGCTACGACGCCGGTGCGTCGTCCGGCTCGAACCTCGGGCCGACCAACCCCGACCTCGTCAAGGCGGTCGAGGAGCGCCGCGCCGCCGTCGCGAAGGCGGACGGGGTGTCGCCCTCGGACGTGCCGGCGGACGCCGTGACGGCGTCGGGCTCCGGCCTCGACCCGGACATCAGCCCGGACTACGCGGAGCAGCAGGTCGCACGGGTGGCGTCGGCGCGGGGCCTGTCCGAGGCGACGGTGCGCTCGCTCGTCGCGGAGCACACCGAGTCGCGGCAGCTCGGGTTCCTGGGCGAGCCCGTCGTGAACGTCCTCGAGCTGAACCTCGCCCTGGCGAAGCGGTCCTGA
- a CDS encoding helix-turn-helix transcriptional regulator, with translation MNDMRITELRRLRGWTQERLAEESGVAARTVQRIEGGNDGSLESLSAIARALGVPVRDLFAETDAAVLQPEVRGHDERAAVEQERRDAFRRAWRYLFSGTGVGVSILTVVLISAHVWPGVAVLVVGAYWAGGALVGRFVMSTVIEPWLDRRYPLSRAWPSA, from the coding sequence ATGAACGACATGCGGATCACGGAGCTGCGCCGACTGCGCGGCTGGACCCAGGAGCGACTTGCCGAGGAGAGCGGTGTCGCCGCGCGGACCGTGCAGCGCATCGAGGGCGGCAACGACGGGAGCCTCGAGTCGCTGTCCGCCATCGCGCGAGCCCTCGGGGTGCCGGTCCGCGACCTGTTCGCGGAGACCGACGCGGCCGTGTTGCAGCCGGAGGTCCGAGGGCACGACGAGCGTGCGGCGGTGGAGCAGGAGCGCCGCGACGCGTTCCGGCGCGCATGGCGGTACCTGTTCTCCGGCACCGGGGTCGGAGTGTCGATCCTCACCGTCGTCCTCATCAGCGCACACGTCTGGCCCGGAGTCGCCGTCCTCGTCGTCGGCGCGTACTGGGCCGGAGGAGCGCTGGTCGGCCGGTTCGTGATGTCGACGGTCATCGAGCCGTGGCTGGACCGACGGTACCCGCTCTCCCGCGCGTGGCCATCGGCCTGA